In the genome of Actinomadura luzonensis, the window TCCTTTCCGCCGTCGCGGCCTGCGGGCCGCCGCCCGGCCCGGCCAGGACGGCCACCACCGCCACGAACTCGCAGGCCGGTTCCCCCTACGGCTTCGCCCCCGCTCCGCAGAAGGACGGCAAGCTCGTCGTCTGGGTCGACTCCACCCGGCTGGACGCCGCCAAGGCCTACCAGGCCGCGCACCCGGACGTGCAGCTCGACATCGTCACCTACGACGGCAACGCCAACGGCTCGGGCACGCTCAAGACCAAGGTCCAGCTCTTCAACCGGGCCGGCGAGGGGTGGCCCGACGTGGTGTTCACCACCGACAACAACACCGCCTCCTGGGCCTCCCAGGGCGACGACGCCTTCGTGGCCCCGCTCAGCAAGGGGCTGGTCGACCAGGCCACGCTGGACGGCTTCGCCAAGGGCGCGCTCGACGTGTGCACGGTGGGCGGCGTCGTCTACTGCCTGCGCAACGACCTGGCCCAGGTGGTGCTCTGGTACGACAAGAAGCTGTTCGACGAGTTCGGCTACACCGTCCCGAAGACCTGGGAGGAGTACCAGGCGCTGGCCGGCAAGGTCGCCGCCGAGCACCCCGGCTACCTCGTCGGCACGGCCGGCGACGCCTGGGCGCCCGAGATCTACATGTGGGGCGCGCAGTGCCCGGCCAACCAGGTCACCGGCGCCAAGGCGATCACCGTCAAGGCCACCGACCCCGCCTGCGTCCGCGCCGCCCGCATGATCGACAAGCTGGTCGCCAACAAGACGATGTCGATGCTGCCGCTCTTCGGCCCCGACTTCGCCAAGAACCAGGGCGACAAGGTCCTCATGCTGCCCGGCCCCGCCTGGTACGGCGGCGCGGTCTTCCAGGGCGCGCTCAAGACCCCGAAGGGCCGGCTCGCGGTCGGCGACGCGCTGCACTGGGCCGACCAGAACCCGCCCGTCACCGGCAACGTCGGCGGCGGCACCTGGTGGCTGTCGCGGCACACCGCCCGCCTCGACGCCGCCAAGGACTTCCTGACCTGGGTCGCCACCGCCGACGCCTACCAGGTCGACAAGTCGCCCGGCTACCCCGCCTACGCCTCC includes:
- a CDS encoding ABC transporter substrate-binding protein; translated protein: MRRRSQALLAALVLSAVAACGPPPGPARTATTATNSQAGSPYGFAPAPQKDGKLVVWVDSTRLDAAKAYQAAHPDVQLDIVTYDGNANGSGTLKTKVQLFNRAGEGWPDVVFTTDNNTASWASQGDDAFVAPLSKGLVDQATLDGFAKGALDVCTVGGVVYCLRNDLAQVVLWYDKKLFDEFGYTVPKTWEEYQALAGKVAAEHPGYLVGTAGDAWAPEIYMWGAQCPANQVTGAKAITVKATDPACVRAARMIDKLVANKTMSMLPLFGPDFAKNQGDKVLMLPGPAWYGGAVFQGALKTPKGRLAVGDALHWADQNPPVTGNVGGGTWWLSRHTARLDAAKDFLTWVATADAYQVDKSPGYPAYASAAAKWIAKQQDSGYYAGDIAAPITAAAGQVWPGWGSPEFSQESIWAKTVIPGQTAGKTVESLLPEWQTAIERQAQVFGYQVAR